The following proteins are encoded in a genomic region of Ornithinibacillus sp. 4-3:
- a CDS encoding MerR family transcriptional regulator, whose amino-acid sequence MYYKPKEIAKALNISTSALRHYESWGIVPKPERETNGYRKYTEVHFAYFRCIRAMFPTFDMKFVSKVLFLVQKEEMSQALWLVNEAQAKLYQEKKLAEQTFEMLHSPNLFTKIDQGKIKDEMSIGTIAELSDVAPSALRYWESEGLIEPARHPENGYRLYTRTHLRQIMVIRAMRNTVYSLESMKEIVKAVEHHSIEQAKKITKEALETLNYRNRAQIHSIHELYRLGEVTGLLGKT is encoded by the coding sequence ATGTATTACAAACCAAAGGAAATTGCCAAGGCACTTAATATTAGTACAAGTGCACTTCGACATTATGAATCATGGGGAATCGTTCCTAAACCAGAGCGAGAAACAAATGGATATCGAAAATATACAGAAGTTCACTTTGCTTACTTCCGATGCATTCGAGCTATGTTTCCAACCTTTGATATGAAATTTGTGTCAAAGGTGCTTTTTCTTGTTCAAAAAGAAGAAATGAGCCAAGCATTATGGCTTGTTAATGAGGCACAGGCAAAGCTTTATCAAGAAAAAAAGTTAGCAGAGCAAACTTTTGAGATGCTCCATTCCCCAAATCTATTTACAAAGATCGACCAGGGAAAAATTAAAGATGAAATGAGTATTGGAACGATTGCAGAACTATCTGATGTTGCCCCGTCAGCACTCCGTTACTGGGAGAGCGAAGGACTTATTGAACCTGCACGGCATCCTGAAAACGGATATCGTCTTTACACACGAACTCACCTTCGTCAGATTATGGTAATCCGCGCTATGCGAAATACCGTATATTCTTTAGAATCGATGAAAGAGATTGTTAAAGCCGTTGAACACCACAGTATAGAACAGGCAAAAAAAATAACTAAAGAAGCCCTGGAAACACTCAATTATCGAAATAGAGCTCAAATACATAGTATTCATGAACTATATCGCTTAGGTGAGGTGACAGGACTTTTGGGAAAAACATAA
- a CDS encoding iron chaperone translates to MLDEAENSNQEEVNKHVFASFLQGIDNQEHREKTETVFNWITEKYPKLTNEIKWKQPMFIDHGTFIIGFSVSKKHLAVAPEEVTIKHVEEDIQKAGYDYTKGIIRIPWESEINYELLEKMIDFNIWDKANCTTFWRK, encoded by the coding sequence ATGTTAGATGAAGCGGAGAATTCTAATCAAGAAGAGGTAAATAAACATGTCTTTGCTAGTTTCCTGCAAGGAATAGATAATCAAGAGCATAGGGAAAAAACAGAAACAGTTTTTAACTGGATCACTGAAAAATATCCAAAGCTAACTAATGAAATTAAATGGAAGCAACCGATGTTTATTGATCATGGCACGTTTATTATAGGATTTAGTGTTTCCAAAAAACATCTAGCAGTCGCGCCAGAAGAAGTGACAATTAAACATGTAGAAGAAGACATTCAAAAAGCAGGTTATGATTATACGAAAGGGATTATTCGCATTCCCTGGGAGAGTGAGATAAATTATGAACTATTAGAGAAAATGATTGATTTTAATATTTGGGATAAAGCAAATTGTACAACCTTTTGGAGAAAATAA
- a CDS encoding class I SAM-dependent methyltransferase yields MEDNVFNQMAAKYDTEDRKELANVIANEINRILDGKNYYSLLDYGGGTGLVTFQIAKHFNEILLLDSSHEMIKVAQSKIDPKQDYNFEARQLNLMEDNDLGFKADVIILSLVLLHIPDIETLLQKLFNVLNKDGMLILIDFDKNESIYHPKVHNGFVQNEIMELLTKIGFHDIEMHTFYHGKNIFMNKDASLFSSISKK; encoded by the coding sequence ATGGAGGATAATGTTTTTAATCAAATGGCAGCAAAATATGATACAGAAGACAGAAAAGAGTTAGCCAATGTTATTGCTAATGAAATAAATAGAATTTTAGATGGGAAGAATTATTATTCTCTATTAGATTATGGCGGGGGGACAGGTCTTGTTACTTTTCAAATTGCAAAACATTTTAACGAGATACTACTGCTTGATTCCTCGCATGAAATGATTAAAGTTGCTCAAAGTAAAATAGATCCAAAACAAGATTATAATTTCGAAGCAAGGCAGCTAAATTTAATGGAAGATAACGATCTAGGATTTAAAGCGGATGTAATTATCTTATCGTTAGTGCTGTTACATATTCCAGATATAGAAACTCTTTTGCAAAAATTGTTTAACGTATTAAATAAAGATGGCATGCTTATCCTTATTGATTTTGACAAAAATGAATCCATCTATCATCCGAAGGTACATAATGGATTTGTACAAAATGAAATCATGGAGCTATTGACCAAGATAGGCTTCCATGACATTGAAATGCATACTTTTTATCATGGGAAAAATATATTTATGAATAAGGATGCTTCTTTATTTAGTTCGATAAGTAAGAAATGA
- a CDS encoding VOC family protein: MKLNHLNLTVTDVPAARAFLEKYFGMTGGTERGNGFDAVFDDDGFVLTLMRGREVLYPKTFHIGFPQENEAQVDRINQQLKYDGFDVSPPQHSHGYTFYVKAPGGFTVEVIC; the protein is encoded by the coding sequence ATGAAACTCAATCACCTTAATCTAACCGTTACAGATGTCCCAGCTGCTCGAGCGTTTTTAGAGAAGTACTTTGGTATGACTGGAGGTACTGAACGTGGGAATGGCTTTGATGCAGTATTTGATGATGATGGATTTGTACTCACGTTGATGAGAGGGCGTGAGGTTCTTTATCCCAAAACCTTCCATATTGGATTCCCTCAGGAAAATGAAGCACAAGTGGACAGAATTAATCAACAACTGAAATATGACGGTTTCGATGTCAGTCCTCCACAACATTCCCATGGCTATACTTTTTATGTCAAAGCCCCAGGAGGGTTTACTGTCGAAGTGATTTGTTAA
- a CDS encoding ArsR/SmtB family transcription factor: protein MVKIEEKRDVFVAIADPTRRKIIRLLADKDEVALHELTPHFQMGRTAVSKHLTILREADLVKNRRAGRETRYRLNPVPLQEVKDWLSFYEQFWNDRATILKSILEEE, encoded by the coding sequence TTGGTAAAAATAGAAGAAAAACGCGATGTTTTTGTTGCAATAGCAGATCCAACAAGGCGTAAAATAATCCGTTTATTAGCAGATAAGGATGAAGTAGCTTTACATGAATTAACTCCTCACTTTCAAATGGGACGTACGGCTGTATCCAAGCATTTGACGATTCTTAGAGAGGCTGATTTAGTAAAGAATCGTAGAGCTGGAAGGGAAACAAGATACCGGCTAAACCCAGTACCTTTGCAGGAAGTAAAGGATTGGCTTTCGTTCTATGAACAATTTTGGAATGACCGAGCAACAATACTTAAATCAATTTTGGAGGAGGAATAG